A genome region from Nitrosopumilus oxyclinae includes the following:
- a CDS encoding histidine phosphatase family protein has protein sequence MGQIIFLRHGQATNNTERILAGRTEGVPLTDTGIQQAEHTAELLKHMNVSAIYSSPIQRAKHTAEIVGEHNSIDVTIDERLIELDMGKFTGMPYDEIFTSHGNVFMKFYNGELEIAHNGVETFDQVKKRVLGIVDHVTEKHPDENVVLVTHMDPIKAMLSTIVDLSPTNLFELIIANASLNIFREKEQKFSLSGLNVMHPSRFDQGW, from the coding sequence TTGGGACAGATTATCTTCCTTAGACATGGGCAGGCAACAAATAACACTGAAAGAATACTAGCTGGAAGAACAGAAGGTGTTCCATTAACTGATACTGGGATTCAACAAGCAGAACATACTGCTGAATTATTAAAACACATGAATGTCTCTGCAATTTATTCTAGTCCAATACAGAGAGCAAAACATACTGCTGAAATTGTAGGAGAACATAATTCAATTGATGTTACAATTGATGAGCGATTAATTGAACTTGACATGGGAAAATTTACTGGAATGCCATATGATGAGATTTTTACCAGTCATGGAAATGTCTTTATGAAATTTTACAATGGAGAATTAGAAATTGCTCATAATGGAGTAGAGACTTTTGACCAAGTCAAAAAACGTGTTTTAGGAATTGTAGATCATGTAACTGAAAAACATCCTGATGAAAATGTGGTTCTTGTAACTCATATGGATCCAATCAAAGCAATGCTTTCAACTATTGTAGATTTGTCACCTACCAATCTTTTTGAATTAATCATTGCAAATGCTTCCCTTAACATCTTTAGAGAAAAAGAACAAAAATTCTCACTATCTGGACTTAATGTAATGCATCCATCTCGATTCGATCAGGGTTGGTAG
- a CDS encoding heme transporter CcmC encodes MKKFVGLFLVLAVLMVIPAVDLSFAAGDEPGEYLDRRVLIWNLFYKLMTVGFTVGAVVSGTIIWQCWRFRESHPNAKPTPYEGTDW; translated from the coding sequence ATGAAGAAATTCGTTGGGTTATTCTTAGTATTGGCAGTTTTGATGGTAATACCAGCTGTAGACTTATCATTTGCTGCAGGTGATGAACCAGGAGAATATCTTGACCGTAGAGTGCTTATTTGGAATTTATTTTATAAATTAATGACAGTTGGATTTACTGTGGGTGCAGTTGTATCTGGGACAATTATTTGGCAATGTTGGAGATTCAGAGAATCTCATCCAAATGCAAAACCAACTCCATATGAGGGC
- the npdG gene encoding NADPH-dependent F420 reductase, giving the protein MKVGIIGGTGGMGKGFALRWSQNNDIIIGSRDASRASESAVEYTNLAKEAFGEIKGTISGNDNVSVAKESDVLILSIPYENIDTVCSGILSQVKDSCVVVSPIVPMTKTDVGFECVSIKDNKPFSYKLVLEHMKDKSKLVSAFHVISEKKLINPTLELDYDIFVCGDDKESVVVVNSLIDEIKGLRAIYLGPIELSYLAEMSTPLLLNAMIRNKIKNPGIKII; this is encoded by the coding sequence ATGAAAGTTGGAATTATTGGCGGAACTGGTGGAATGGGCAAAGGCTTTGCTCTAAGATGGTCTCAAAACAACGATATAATAATTGGTTCAAGAGATGCTTCAAGAGCATCTGAATCAGCTGTAGAATATACTAATCTTGCAAAAGAAGCATTTGGAGAAATTAAAGGAACTATATCTGGAAACGATAATGTTTCAGTTGCAAAAGAAAGTGATGTTTTAATTTTATCAATTCCGTATGAAAATATTGATACAGTATGCTCAGGAATATTATCACAAGTAAAAGATAGTTGTGTAGTTGTATCTCCAATTGTTCCAATGACAAAGACTGATGTTGGATTTGAGTGTGTTTCAATTAAAGACAACAAACCATTTTCATACAAACTAGTTTTAGAACATATGAAAGATAAGTCAAAACTTGTATCTGCATTTCATGTAATTTCTGAAAAGAAGTTAATCAATCCAACACTAGAATTAGATTATGATATCTTTGTTTGTGGAGATGATAAAGAATCAGTTGTAGTAGTAAATAGTTTGATTGATGAAATTAAAGGATTAAGAGCAATTTACTTGGGACCAATTGAGTTATCATACCTTGCAGAAATGTCTACACCATTACTGCTTAATGCAATGATTAGAAACAAGATAAAGAATCCAGGTATCAAAATTATCTAA